One genomic window of Haloarchaeobius salinus includes the following:
- a CDS encoding SDR family oxidoreductase, translating to MTADEDDDSPEAASPTADDEDDGSSGPEPTLSTVLITGCSSGIGRATAKAFRSEGWLVYATARDEDDLADLADIGCETAELDVTDRGQVERVVDRVVDEAGHIDCVVNNAGYAQLGPIEDVPTDKVHEQFDVNVYGPHRLVRAVAPHMREAEDGTFVNVSSVSGKLSVAGTGVYSASKFAVEAMSDALRSELREFDVEVVVVEPGPVATEFGDRAESEVDDLPRSEAYDDLYEIFEDASLVAGDGPLAVSPNEVAAVILNAASSTDPATRYPVGVVAKYGLLARYLPDRIRDVVVGLVRRFAT from the coding sequence ATGACCGCAGACGAGGACGACGACTCGCCCGAGGCGGCGAGCCCGACGGCGGACGACGAGGACGACGGGTCGTCCGGCCCGGAACCGACGCTTTCGACCGTGCTCATCACCGGCTGTTCCTCAGGTATCGGCCGTGCGACCGCGAAGGCGTTCCGCTCGGAGGGGTGGCTGGTGTACGCGACGGCGCGCGACGAGGACGACCTCGCAGACCTCGCCGACATCGGCTGCGAGACCGCCGAACTCGACGTCACCGACCGCGGACAGGTCGAACGCGTCGTCGACCGGGTCGTCGACGAGGCCGGCCACATCGACTGCGTGGTCAACAACGCCGGCTACGCGCAGCTGGGCCCCATCGAGGACGTTCCTACCGACAAGGTCCACGAGCAGTTCGACGTGAACGTCTACGGGCCACACCGGCTCGTCCGCGCCGTCGCGCCCCACATGCGAGAGGCCGAGGACGGCACGTTCGTCAACGTCTCCAGTGTCTCGGGCAAGCTCTCGGTCGCCGGCACGGGCGTCTACTCCGCCTCGAAGTTCGCCGTCGAGGCGATGAGCGACGCGCTCCGGAGCGAGCTGCGGGAGTTCGACGTGGAGGTCGTCGTCGTCGAACCTGGTCCCGTCGCCACCGAGTTCGGGGACCGAGCGGAGAGCGAGGTCGACGACCTGCCGCGTTCCGAGGCCTACGACGACCTCTACGAGATCTTCGAGGACGCGAGCCTCGTCGCGGGCGACGGTCCGCTCGCCGTCTCACCCAACGAGGTCGCAGCGGTCATCCTCAACGCGGCCAGCAGCACCGACCCGGCGACCAGATATCCCGTCGGCGTCGTCGCGAAGTACGGCCTGCTCGCGCGCTACCTGCCCGACCGGATCCGTGACGTGGTCGTCGGGCTCGTCCGGCGCTTCGCCACGTAG